A DNA window from Thiobacillus denitrificans ATCC 25259 contains the following coding sequences:
- a CDS encoding VTT domain-containing protein: protein MARTRAMGRLVEGKNCWRYEHANRVAFLVDGAAYFDAFGRAALRAQRSILIVGWDFNSRTRLWHDDAPRGVPPVLGDFLDFLVKRNHALQVHILDWDFPMIYAVDREAPPLFGLGWQPRHHIHFHFDSHFPVGGSHHQKIVVIDDAVAFVGGIDLAADRWDTPEHRADDPRRMRGDAAYGPVHDVMIAVDGDAAAALGDLARTRWLRGTGERLHAHPGEGDPWPAELAPELVDVHVGIARTEPEYDGLPEVREVEALYLDMLDAAKKLIYIENQYFTSLRVGAWLEERLRCEDCPEIVIVLRRSSDGWLEGPTMGTLRSQLLERLRRADHHGRLHVYYPDVPGLGERSINVHAKLCIVDDEIVRVGSANLNNRSMGFDTECDLAIEAEGNANVRAAIAAFRDRLLAEHLDVSPREVAAAFEREATAAKAVDALAHGERRLLPLSSDVWSSSLAPLAELADLERPVAPEELISQFSPDAPVDEKRGRPLLGVLVVLVVFGGLFALWRWTPLSEYVTPTAVAGWADLLAAEPAGPLIVIGAYTLATFTMFPRPLITLAAVLAYGPLQGFAYAMAGMLTAAMVTYYGGRALSRDTVRRVAGARLNRLSRELRRRGLLSVVAVRLVPIAPFIVVNMVAGAARIRVDHYFIGTALGILPGALVATIFGGQLHSALRDPSSINYALVGIVVAAALVAFFVLRKWLRRQLAADGKADADVG from the coding sequence GTGGCGCGCACCCGGGCAATGGGCAGGCTAGTCGAAGGAAAAAACTGCTGGCGTTACGAACATGCGAACCGAGTCGCCTTCCTCGTCGACGGCGCGGCCTACTTCGACGCGTTCGGCCGTGCTGCGTTGCGCGCGCAGCGCTCGATCCTGATCGTCGGCTGGGATTTCAACAGCCGCACGCGCCTGTGGCACGACGACGCGCCACGCGGCGTGCCGCCGGTGCTCGGCGACTTCCTGGATTTTCTCGTCAAGCGCAATCACGCGCTGCAGGTCCACATCCTCGACTGGGATTTTCCGATGATCTACGCGGTCGACCGCGAGGCGCCGCCGCTCTTCGGACTCGGCTGGCAGCCGCGTCATCACATCCATTTTCATTTCGACAGCCATTTCCCGGTCGGCGGATCGCATCATCAGAAGATCGTCGTGATCGACGACGCGGTCGCCTTCGTCGGCGGCATCGATCTCGCGGCGGACCGCTGGGACACGCCCGAGCACCGCGCCGACGACCCGCGCCGCATGCGCGGCGACGCCGCCTACGGCCCGGTGCACGACGTGATGATCGCGGTCGACGGCGACGCAGCCGCTGCGCTCGGCGATCTCGCTCGCACGCGCTGGCTGCGCGGAACCGGCGAGCGGCTTCATGCCCACCCCGGCGAAGGTGATCCGTGGCCGGCGGAACTCGCGCCCGAGCTCGTCGACGTGCACGTCGGGATCGCGCGCACCGAACCCGAGTACGACGGCCTGCCCGAGGTGCGCGAGGTCGAGGCGCTGTATCTCGACATGCTCGACGCGGCGAAAAAGCTGATCTACATCGAGAACCAGTATTTCACGTCGCTGCGCGTCGGCGCCTGGCTCGAGGAACGGCTGCGCTGCGAAGACTGCCCGGAAATCGTGATCGTGCTGCGGCGCTCGTCCGACGGCTGGCTCGAAGGGCCGACGATGGGCACGCTGCGCAGCCAGCTGCTCGAACGCCTGCGCCGCGCCGACCACCATGGCCGGCTGCACGTCTACTATCCCGACGTGCCGGGCCTCGGCGAGCGCAGCATCAACGTGCATGCCAAGCTGTGTATCGTCGACGATGAGATCGTGCGCGTCGGCTCGGCGAATCTCAACAATCGCTCGATGGGTTTCGACACCGAATGCGATCTCGCGATCGAGGCCGAGGGCAATGCGAATGTGCGTGCGGCGATCGCCGCGTTCCGCGACCGGCTGCTCGCCGAACATCTCGACGTCAGCCCGCGCGAGGTCGCCGCCGCGTTCGAGCGCGAAGCGACCGCGGCCAAGGCCGTCGACGCGCTGGCACACGGCGAGCGGCGCCTGCTGCCCTTGAGCTCCGACGTCTGGTCCAGTTCGCTCGCGCCGCTCGCCGAACTTGCCGATCTCGAGCGACCGGTCGCTCCGGAAGAGCTGATCAGCCAGTTCTCTCCTGACGCCCCGGTCGACGAAAAACGCGGGCGGCCGCTGCTCGGCGTGCTCGTGGTGCTCGTGGTTTTCGGCGGCCTGTTTGCGCTCTGGCGCTGGACCCCGCTGTCCGAATACGTCACGCCGACTGCCGTCGCCGGCTGGGCCGACCTGCTGGCGGCCGAGCCGGCCGGCCCCTTGATCGTGATCGGCGCCTACACGCTGGCGACGTTCACGATGTTTCCGCGGCCGTTGATCACGCTCGCCGCGGTGCTGGCCTATGGCCCCTTGCAGGGCTTCGCCTATGCGATGGCCGGGATGCTGACCGCGGCGATGGTGACGTATTACGGCGGGCGCGCACTGAGCCGCGACACGGTACGGCGCGTCGCCGGCGCGCGGCTCAACCGCCTGTCGCGCGAACTGCGGCGGCGCGGCCTGCTTTCGGTCGTCGCGGTGCGGCTCGTGCCGATCGCCCCGTTCATCGTCGTCAACATGGTGGCGGGCGCGGCGCGCATCCGCGTCGACCATTACTTCATCGGCACCGCACTCGGCATACTGCCGGGTGCGCTCGTCGCGACGATCTTCGGCGGGCAGCTGCACAGTGCGCTGCGCGATCCGTCGAGCATCAACTACGCGCTGGTCGGCATCGTCGTCGCGGCCGCGCTCGTGGCCTTCTTCGTCCTGCGCAAGTGGTTGCGCAGGCAACTCGCCGCCGACGGGAAAGCGGACGCCGATGTGGGTTAG
- a CDS encoding SDR family oxidoreductase, translating to MRPRQTVLITGASRGLGLEWARQYAEDGWGVCATCRRPEEARELTALAAQHRDVSVHRLDVTDAEQLRTLQLDLEEACIDVLLNNAGVYLDKFLGDFGGIDYEVWLRSFAVNTLGAVRVSEAFAAQVARSEKKLVVVTTSHMGSITDISAPGSYAYRSSKAALNAAMKGIAPALEPRGIGLLLLHPGWVKTRMGGRDAPYTPEQSVRGMRRLVEKFDPSMNARFFRFDGSEMPW from the coding sequence ATGCGACCCCGCCAGACCGTCCTGATCACCGGCGCGAGCCGGGGCCTCGGGCTCGAATGGGCGCGGCAGTATGCCGAAGACGGCTGGGGCGTGTGCGCGACCTGCCGCCGCCCGGAAGAGGCGCGCGAACTGACGGCGCTCGCGGCGCAGCATCGCGATGTCAGCGTGCACCGGCTCGACGTGACCGATGCCGAGCAACTGCGCACGCTGCAACTCGATCTCGAAGAGGCGTGCATCGACGTGCTGCTCAACAACGCGGGCGTCTACCTCGACAAGTTCCTTGGCGACTTCGGCGGCATCGACTACGAAGTCTGGTTGCGCAGCTTCGCCGTCAACACGCTCGGTGCCGTTCGCGTCAGCGAGGCGTTCGCCGCGCAGGTCGCGCGCAGCGAGAAGAAGCTCGTCGTCGTGACCACGAGCCACATGGGATCGATCACCGACATCAGCGCGCCGGGCAGCTACGCCTACCGCTCGAGCAAGGCGGCCTTGAACGCCGCGATGAAGGGCATCGCGCCGGCACTCGAGCCGCGCGGCATCGGCCTCCTGCTGCTGCATCCGGGCTGGGTCAAAACGCGCATGGGCGGCCGCGACGCGCCGTATACGCCCGAACAGAGCGTTCGCGGCATGCGCCGTCTGGTCGAGAAATTCGACCCGTCGATGAACGCGCGTTTCTTCC
- a CDS encoding NAD-dependent epimerase/dehydratase family protein, giving the protein MGEAISNPADDVADSATTKPLVLLTGATGFLGRALSAALSAAGYTLVCLDRTPKQLAHAESLRCDLTSDESVDAALREVKQRHGTRIAAVVHLAGYYDFSGEANPLYRAVNVDGTRRLLKALQAFEVEQFVYASTMLVHAPTTPGVPIDESSPLAPRWAYPQSKLETEAVVAEAHGAIPYVLLRIAGVYTSAVQPPTLAHQIRWIYERKLEARLFPGETSHGQSFIHIDDLCDALVRVVQRRTSLPPDLALLVGEPVPLSYDATQNRLGTLIHGEHWETETLPKPLAKAGAMLQRTLETVVPDSVDRGEKPFVKPFMVELADDHYELDVSRAHALLGWTPRHSLRDELPGIVAALKADPLDWYRANKIPPPEWLETLTEHPDDAHALLENAETTARGQHAQYLWAHFLNIGLGLWLMSSPPILGYPDQAMTLNDVISGALVLIFGTLSLSRHFAWARVVTASVGVWLLFAPLVFWAPTAAGYLNDTLVGALVIGFSMLVPPTPGVGVAARTTGPDVPPGWDYTPSGWTQRIPIIALAFVGLAISRYLAAYQLGHTESAWDPFFGEGTERIITSEVSQAWPVPDAGLGATTYMLEILTGIIGGRARWRTMPWLVVLFGVMIVPLGAISLFFIIIQPIVIGTWCTLCLVAAAAMLLQIPYSLDELVASGQFLLDRRRQGKSLILAFFRGDTMEGGARTPGDDFERPAREVLRDMLGGGVNAPWTLLASAALGIWMMCTRLVFDTAGAQADSDHLLGALVITASISALAEAARPLRFVNALLGIALMFAPFMFDGGSLVADAAGILAGLLLIALSMPRGRIDNHYGAWSRYLL; this is encoded by the coding sequence ATGGGCGAGGCGATCAGCAACCCCGCGGACGACGTAGCCGATTCGGCCACGACCAAGCCCCTCGTCCTGCTGACGGGCGCGACCGGCTTTCTCGGCCGCGCGCTCAGCGCCGCGCTGTCAGCCGCGGGCTATACGCTCGTCTGCCTCGACCGCACGCCCAAGCAACTCGCCCACGCCGAAAGCCTGCGCTGCGATCTGACTTCGGACGAGAGCGTCGACGCCGCGCTGCGCGAGGTGAAGCAACGTCATGGCACGCGCATCGCCGCAGTCGTCCATCTGGCCGGTTATTACGACTTCAGCGGCGAGGCCAACCCGCTCTATCGCGCGGTCAACGTCGACGGCACGCGCCGCCTGCTGAAGGCGCTGCAGGCATTCGAGGTCGAACAATTCGTCTACGCCTCGACGATGCTCGTGCACGCGCCGACCACGCCGGGGGTGCCGATCGACGAATCGTCGCCGCTCGCGCCGCGCTGGGCCTATCCGCAATCGAAGCTCGAGACCGAAGCCGTCGTCGCCGAGGCGCACGGCGCGATTCCCTACGTGCTGCTGCGCATCGCCGGCGTCTACACGTCGGCGGTCCAGCCGCCGACGCTGGCCCACCAGATCCGCTGGATCTACGAGCGCAAGCTCGAGGCCCGCCTCTTCCCCGGCGAGACCTCGCACGGTCAGTCGTTCATCCACATCGATGATCTTTGCGACGCGCTGGTGCGCGTGGTGCAGCGCCGGACCAGCTTGCCGCCCGACCTCGCGCTGCTGGTCGGCGAGCCCGTTCCGCTGAGCTACGACGCGACGCAAAACCGGCTCGGCACGCTGATCCACGGCGAACACTGGGAGACCGAGACCCTGCCCAAGCCTTTGGCCAAGGCCGGCGCCATGCTGCAGCGCACGCTCGAGACCGTCGTTCCCGACTCGGTCGACCGCGGCGAGAAGCCCTTCGTCAAACCCTTCATGGTCGAACTCGCCGACGACCATTACGAACTCGACGTCTCGCGCGCGCACGCGCTGCTCGGGTGGACGCCGCGCCACAGCCTGCGCGACGAGCTGCCCGGCATCGTTGCCGCGCTCAAGGCCGATCCACTCGACTGGTACCGCGCCAACAAGATCCCGCCGCCCGAGTGGCTCGAGACCCTGACCGAGCATCCCGACGACGCGCACGCCTTGCTCGAGAACGCCGAGACGACGGCGCGAGGCCAGCACGCGCAGTATCTCTGGGCGCATTTTCTCAACATCGGCCTCGGCCTGTGGCTGATGTCGAGCCCGCCGATCCTCGGCTATCCGGATCAGGCGATGACGCTGAACGACGTCATCAGCGGCGCGCTCGTCCTCATCTTCGGCACGCTTTCGCTGTCGCGGCACTTCGCCTGGGCACGGGTCGTCACCGCGAGCGTCGGCGTATGGCTCTTGTTCGCGCCGCTCGTGTTCTGGGCGCCGACGGCCGCGGGATATCTCAACGACACGCTCGTCGGCGCGCTCGTGATCGGCTTTTCGATGCTGGTCCCGCCGACGCCGGGCGTCGGCGTCGCGGCGCGGACGACCGGGCCCGATGTGCCGCCCGGATGGGACTACACGCCCTCGGGCTGGACCCAGCGCATTCCGATCATCGCGCTCGCCTTCGTCGGCCTCGCGATCTCGCGCTATCTCGCGGCCTACCAGCTCGGCCATACCGAAAGCGCCTGGGACCCCTTCTTCGGCGAGGGCACCGAGCGCATCATCACCTCCGAGGTGTCGCAGGCCTGGCCGGTGCCCGACGCCGGCCTCGGCGCGACGACCTACATGCTCGAAATCCTCACCGGCATCATCGGCGGGCGCGCACGCTGGCGCACCATGCCCTGGCTCGTCGTCCTGTTCGGCGTCATGATCGTGCCGCTCGGCGCGATCAGCCTGTTCTTCATCATCATCCAGCCCATCGTCATCGGCACCTGGTGCACGCTGTGCCTCGTCGCCGCCGCGGCCATGCTGCTGCAGATTCCGTATTCGCTCGACGAACTCGTCGCCAGCGGCCAGTTTCTGCTCGACCGCCGGCGCCAGGGCAAGTCGCTGATCCTCGCTTTTTTCCGCGGCGACACGATGGAAGGCGGTGCGCGCACGCCCGGCGACGACTTCGAGCGCCCGGCGCGCGAGGTGCTCCGCGACATGCTCGGCGGCGGCGTCAACGCGCCGTGGACCCTGCTCGCGAGCGCAGCGCTCGGCATCTGGATGATGTGTACGCGGCTCGTCTTCGACACCGCGGGCGCGCAGGCCGACAGCGACCACCTGCTCGGCGCACTCGTCATCACGGCATCGATCAGCGCGCTCGCCGAAGCCGCACGCCCGCTTCGCTTCGTCAATGCACTGCTCGGCATCGCGCTGATGTTCGCCCCCTTCATGTTCGACGGCGGCAGTCTCGTCGCCGACGCGGCCGGCATCCTTGCCGGCCTGTTGCTGATCGCGCTCAGCATGCCGCGCGGTCGTATCGACAACCACTACGGGGCGTGGAGCCGCTATCTGCTCTGA
- a CDS encoding polysaccharide pyruvyl transferase family protein: MTARKQVFRIGIVGSYGGMNLGDEAILQSIVQQIRASVKAEITVFSRDAADTRARHAVDRTVSTRDASRAELLPFIEPLDLLLVGGGGILFDSEARVFLREAMIAREVGVPFMVYAIGAGPLEDRATLEAVRECLEDAKIVTVREASARQVLEAAGVRREIIVTADPALLLRPEPLPRSALPREAVEWKGPVVGMSVREPGAAAPDLSEDIYHQLLANAADFMVDRYGAEVVFVPMERGVLDMQHSHAVVARMLRPQRASVLKGEYTPGQLMTLIGRFSFAVGMRLHFMIFSALQRVPFVALPYAAKVGGFIDRIGVGAPPLQLVNAGRLIAHIDRSWDRRRALIRQIDRALPTLQGAARQTHELMLRVLRGED, from the coding sequence ATGACAGCCCGCAAGCAGGTCTTCCGCATCGGCATCGTCGGCTCCTACGGCGGCATGAACCTCGGCGACGAGGCGATTCTGCAGAGCATCGTTCAGCAGATTCGCGCCTCGGTCAAAGCCGAGATCACCGTGTTTTCGCGCGACGCCGCGGACACCCGGGCGCGTCACGCCGTCGACAGGACCGTGTCGACGCGGGACGCCTCGCGCGCCGAGTTGCTGCCTTTCATCGAACCGCTCGACCTGCTGCTCGTCGGGGGCGGCGGCATCCTGTTCGATTCCGAGGCGCGCGTGTTTCTGCGCGAGGCGATGATCGCGCGCGAGGTCGGCGTGCCGTTCATGGTCTACGCGATCGGTGCGGGTCCGCTCGAGGACAGGGCGACGCTCGAGGCCGTGCGCGAATGTCTCGAGGACGCGAAGATCGTGACGGTGCGCGAGGCATCGGCGCGCCAGGTGCTCGAGGCGGCAGGGGTGCGCCGCGAAATCATCGTCACGGCCGACCCGGCCTTGCTGCTGCGGCCCGAGCCGCTGCCGCGCAGCGCGTTGCCGCGCGAGGCAGTTGAGTGGAAGGGGCCGGTCGTCGGCATGTCGGTGCGCGAACCGGGCGCGGCCGCACCCGACCTCAGCGAGGACATCTACCACCAGCTCCTCGCCAACGCGGCCGACTTCATGGTCGACCGCTACGGCGCCGAAGTCGTGTTCGTGCCGATGGAGCGCGGCGTGCTCGACATGCAGCACAGCCACGCGGTCGTCGCGCGCATGCTGCGCCCGCAGCGCGCCTCGGTGCTGAAAGGCGAGTACACCCCGGGCCAGCTGATGACGCTGATCGGGCGCTTTTCGTTCGCCGTCGGCATGCGGCTGCACTTCATGATTTTCTCGGCGCTGCAGCGGGTGCCCTTCGTCGCGCTGCCCTATGCCGCCAAGGTCGGCGGTTTCATCGACCGCATCGGTGTCGGCGCGCCGCCGCTGCAACTCGTCAACGCGGGGCGCCTGATCGCGCACATCGACCGCTCGTGGGACCGCCGCCGCGCGCTGATCCGGCAGATCGACCGCGCGCTGCCCACGCTGCAGGGCGCGGCGCGCCAGACCCACGAACTCATGCTTCGCGTACTGCGCGGGGAAGACTGA
- a CDS encoding FAD-dependent oxidoreductase, translating to MPVLHRPEQALTVTLPPRSAQVAADCDVLVVGGGPAGIGAALGAAAAGARTVLVERYGFLGGNATAALVMPLMSFHTSRPQIEQSGAHTLLPTDHGPGTPVIAGAVRQFIARLLAHGGAVPPDLSTGYTVPFDPELFKLTALELLDEAGVSFLFHAFASGVLGEGRCGGVVFETKGGPQVVRARMIVDATGDGDIAVAAGAPYEIGREADGMVQPMTLMFRVADFERVGFETYVAAHPDQWRGVHGLWDLVARATAAGDLDLPREDILLFATPHLHEVSVNSTRVTAHDRRLLGSDPFDLSYAEWVSRGQMRQVAAFLRKYVPGFEESYAVQSGVQIGVRETRRIRGDYRLSADDVLTARKFGDVIARSTYPIDIHNATGTGTVLKRLPPNEAYDIPLRCLLPQGLDNVLTAGRCISGDSEAHSSYRVMVVCMATGQAAGACAALAARGKTSTRSVDPAEVQRELLRQGVNLRELSLF from the coding sequence ATGCCCGTGTTGCATCGCCCGGAGCAGGCGCTCACCGTGACCCTGCCGCCGCGCAGCGCGCAGGTGGCCGCCGATTGCGACGTGCTCGTCGTCGGCGGCGGCCCGGCCGGCATCGGCGCCGCGCTCGGCGCGGCGGCGGCCGGCGCGCGCACCGTGCTGGTCGAGCGCTACGGATTTCTCGGCGGCAACGCGACCGCGGCGCTCGTGATGCCGCTGATGTCCTTCCACACGAGCCGACCGCAGATCGAGCAATCCGGCGCGCATACGCTCCTGCCGACCGACCACGGCCCGGGAACGCCGGTCATCGCCGGCGCGGTACGACAGTTCATCGCGCGCCTGCTCGCCCACGGCGGCGCGGTGCCGCCGGATCTGAGCACCGGCTACACGGTGCCCTTCGACCCCGAGCTGTTCAAGCTCACTGCGCTCGAACTGCTCGACGAGGCCGGCGTGTCCTTCCTCTTCCACGCCTTCGCGTCGGGCGTGCTCGGCGAGGGACGCTGCGGCGGGGTCGTGTTCGAAACCAAGGGCGGCCCGCAGGTCGTGCGCGCGCGCATGATCGTCGACGCAACCGGGGACGGCGACATCGCGGTGGCGGCCGGCGCGCCTTACGAGATCGGGCGCGAGGCCGACGGCATGGTGCAGCCGATGACGCTGATGTTTCGCGTCGCCGATTTCGAGCGCGTCGGCTTCGAGACCTATGTCGCCGCGCACCCCGATCAATGGCGCGGCGTGCACGGCTTGTGGGATCTCGTCGCACGTGCGACCGCGGCGGGCGACCTCGACCTGCCGCGTGAAGACATCCTGCTGTTCGCGACCCCGCATCTGCATGAAGTCAGCGTCAACAGCACGCGCGTCACGGCCCATGACCGAAGGCTGCTCGGCAGCGACCCCTTCGACCTCAGCTACGCGGAATGGGTGAGCCGCGGGCAGATGCGACAGGTCGCCGCATTCCTGCGCAAGTACGTGCCGGGGTTCGAGGAGTCGTACGCGGTGCAAAGCGGCGTCCAGATCGGCGTGCGCGAGACGCGGCGAATACGCGGCGACTATCGCCTGAGCGCCGACGACGTGCTCACGGCACGCAAGTTCGGCGACGTCATCGCGCGCAGCACCTATCCGATCGACATTCACAACGCGACCGGCACGGGCACGGTGTTGAAGCGCCTGCCGCCGAACGAGGCCTACGACATTCCGCTGCGCTGCCTGCTGCCGCAGGGGCTCGACAACGTGCTGACCGCCGGGCGCTGCATTTCGGGCGACAGCGAGGCGCACTCGTCCTACCGCGTGATGGTCGTCTGCATGGCGACCGGGCAGGCGGCCGGCGCCTGCGCCGCGCTCGCGGCGCGCGGCAAGACGTCGACACGCAGCGTCGACCCGGCCGAGGTGCAGCGCGAGCTGCTGCGCCAGGGCGTCAACCTGCGCGAGCTTTCGCTTTTTTGA
- a CDS encoding mercuric reductase → MGSETDHDNFDAVIVGAGQAAAPLAVALGAAGWRTAVVERRHVGGSCINFGCTPTKAMAASARVAALARRAAEFGLRAGTVEVDFPAVMQRARAIVARFRRRLEASLAGADNVELIFGDAIFQDARTLIVRRPDGESRTLAAAHVFINTGTRAALPPIPGLERLPLLHDDALLALETLPPHLLVIGGGYVGLEFAQMFRRFGSEVSLIQRDEQLAPREDPDVAEALREMLVEDGVKVYLEAKILDADRGRSSDGDSIALNLKTPTGPLRLLGSHLLVATGRRPNSDDLDLAAAGVETGADGYIRVNDRLETSAAGIYALGDVKGGPAFTHIAYDDARVLKTNLLGDGGASVADRPVPYTVFTDPQLGRIGLSEREARQSGRRVLRAHLQMAQVARAIETGEARGFVKALIDADSGEILGAAALGADGGELMAMLQLAMMGRIPYSRLHDAVFAHPTLAESLNALFAAPQPLPR, encoded by the coding sequence ATGGGTTCCGAGACCGACCACGACAACTTCGACGCGGTGATCGTCGGCGCCGGACAAGCCGCGGCGCCGCTCGCCGTCGCGCTCGGCGCCGCCGGCTGGAGGACCGCCGTCGTCGAGCGCCGGCACGTCGGCGGCTCGTGCATCAACTTCGGCTGCACGCCGACCAAAGCGATGGCTGCAAGCGCACGCGTCGCCGCCCTCGCGCGCCGGGCGGCCGAATTCGGCCTGCGGGCTGGCACGGTCGAGGTCGATTTTCCGGCCGTAATGCAACGCGCGCGTGCGATCGTCGCGCGTTTCCGTCGTCGCCTCGAGGCCTCGCTCGCAGGCGCCGACAATGTCGAACTGATCTTCGGTGACGCCATCTTCCAGGACGCCCGCACGCTCATCGTGCGGCGCCCGGACGGCGAATCGCGCACGCTCGCGGCAGCGCACGTCTTCATCAACACCGGCACCCGCGCGGCGCTGCCGCCGATACCCGGCCTCGAGCGGCTGCCGCTGCTGCACGACGACGCGCTGCTCGCGCTCGAGACGCTGCCGCCGCATCTGCTCGTCATCGGCGGCGGTTACGTCGGGCTCGAATTCGCGCAGATGTTCCGCCGCTTCGGCAGCGAGGTCAGCCTCATCCAGCGCGACGAACAACTCGCGCCACGTGAAGACCCCGACGTCGCCGAGGCGCTGCGCGAAATGCTCGTGGAAGACGGCGTCAAGGTGTACCTCGAGGCGAAAATCCTCGACGCCGACCGGGGGCGCAGCAGCGACGGCGACAGCATCGCGCTCAACCTCAAGACGCCTACCGGCCCGTTGCGCCTGCTCGGCTCGCACCTTCTCGTCGCCACCGGCCGCAGGCCCAATAGCGACGACCTCGATCTCGCCGCCGCCGGCGTGGAGACCGGTGCCGACGGCTACATCCGCGTGAACGATCGGCTTGAAACCAGTGCCGCCGGCATCTATGCGCTGGGCGACGTCAAGGGCGGACCCGCTTTTACCCACATCGCCTACGACGACGCGCGCGTGCTGAAGACCAATCTGCTCGGCGACGGCGGCGCGAGCGTCGCGGACCGGCCCGTTCCCTACACGGTATTCACCGATCCGCAACTCGGACGCATCGGTCTTAGCGAGCGTGAGGCCCGGCAGAGCGGGCGCCGCGTATTGCGCGCGCACCTGCAGATGGCCCAGGTCGCGCGCGCGATCGAGACGGGCGAGGCCCGCGGCTTCGTCAAGGCGCTCATCGATGCCGACAGCGGAGAGATCCTGGGGGCGGCCGCGCTCGGGGCCGACGGCGGCGAACTGATGGCGATGCTGCAACTCGCGATGATGGGCCGCATTCCCTACTCCCGCCTGCACGACGCGGTGTTCGCCCACCCGACGCTCGCCGAATCGCTCAACGCCCTCTTCGCCGCACCGCAGCCGCTACCGCGTTAG
- a CDS encoding endonuclease/exonuclease/phosphatase family protein yields MWVSRKGHSFSVASYNIHQCVGVDRRRDAARIATVIRDLDCDAIGLQEVDSRAGPHADSKQLEYLAEATGMQALAGPTILRHDGDYGNALLTRRPILAVRRHDLSFRSREPRGALDVDLDVHGHRVRVIVTHLGLRPAERRYQVKLLLKLLHPVEPGQPVVALGDINEWLPLSRPLRWMHGLLGPPPWQRTFPTLLPMFALDRVWVRPHSALVDLRAHRRKPARMASDHYPLRAVIAMPEPFDRPSAQARGDGGGEAERCASEPVVRETQRET; encoded by the coding sequence ATGTGGGTTAGCCGCAAGGGTCACAGCTTCTCGGTGGCTTCCTACAACATTCACCAGTGCGTCGGCGTCGACCGCCGCCGTGATGCCGCACGCATCGCAACGGTGATCCGCGACCTCGACTGCGACGCGATCGGCCTGCAGGAAGTCGATTCACGGGCCGGGCCGCACGCCGACTCGAAACAACTCGAATATCTCGCAGAGGCGACCGGCATGCAGGCGCTCGCCGGGCCGACGATCCTGCGCCACGACGGCGATTACGGCAACGCCCTGCTGACGCGGCGGCCGATCCTCGCGGTTCGCCGGCACGACCTTTCGTTCCGCAGCCGCGAACCGCGCGGCGCGCTCGACGTCGACCTCGACGTCCACGGCCATCGCGTGCGCGTCATCGTCACCCACCTCGGCCTGCGTCCGGCCGAGCGGCGCTACCAGGTCAAGCTGCTGCTCAAGCTCCTGCATCCGGTCGAGCCCGGCCAGCCCGTCGTCGCGCTCGGCGACATCAACGAATGGCTGCCGCTGAGCCGGCCGCTGCGCTGGATGCACGGCCTGCTCGGGCCGCCGCCCTGGCAACGCACGTTTCCGACCTTGTTGCCGATGTTCGCGCTCGACCGCGTCTGGGTGCGGCCGCACAGCGCGCTGGTCGATCTGCGCGCGCACCGGCGCAAGCCGGCGCGCATGGCGTCCGACCACTATCCGCTCAGGGCGGTGATCGCGATGCCGGAGCCATTCGACCGCCCGAGTGCGCAGGCGAGAGGGGATGGCGGGGGCGAGGCGGAACGGTGCGCGAGCGAACCGGTCGTGCGCGAAACACAGCGTGAAACCTAA